A stretch of Rhinoderma darwinii isolate aRhiDar2 chromosome 4, aRhiDar2.hap1, whole genome shotgun sequence DNA encodes these proteins:
- the ZBTB24 gene encoding zinc finger and BTB domain-containing protein 24 isoform X1, whose translation MEDTVPQLDLETEVQINIHSSGHKNTVLSSLEEQRKKNFLCDITLIVENVQFRAHKALLAASSEYFSMMFSDEGDIGQSIYVIEGMVAEVFGTLLQFIYTGNVHVREKCLKQIVAAAQVLKVDNLVKAYVDYHQNQLKNESDVSDSRTQDEADEPVSKRKRGRPKKLSDQNNTTADTTSVIQTEKDIDHGDIPENIEGTSYFNGSILHEHEVADFAAEVTCDLNPKPPEEQLILNRQSRRRPRRSIKLQDYRLGEDNEDRETTKRSVGKRKQPSVGGSCKDCGKVFKYNHFLTIHRRIHTGERPFRCTQCGKGFSQKHSLRVHERIHTGERPYSCTECSKSLATKNSLMEHMRLHTAEKKAFTCDKCDKYFSQKRQLKSHYRVHIGGGLPVCNICQRKFMDSAQLKKHLRSHTGERPFTCEVCGKSFTAKSSLLTHMRIHRGEKPYACNICGKAFGDSSAKRRHLALHTGNKPFSCSDCEIQFTRLDNLKAHLKSHSKGKKPRPPIPNSIRKLKEEAKRIVQMQKRQLATPNRQEIQLLVTDNVHNLNFMPGHGQGIKIVTAEASPAIANQTANLALITQPPVLHGLQVASHPQQVQPIHNINLMESRVQTVLPEQMHVVTLSKEAFDQLQGRTHQIHFTQTSRQSPLTQMQAHPALGILNQSVRVPQHATQTLTIGPVTQPVPGHPIQAQSFQIQSGAVSFVNTTLDTTNSTSV comes from the exons ATGGAAGACACCGTTCCTCAACTGGATCTGGAAACAGAAGTGCAGATTAATATCCACTCAAGTGGTCATAAGAACACTGTGCTGTCCAGCTTAGAGGAGCAGAGGAAAAAGAACTTCCTATGTGACATCACACTCATAGTAGAGAATGTGCAGTTTCGGGCACATAAAGCTCTGCTGGCGGCTAGCAGTGAATATTTTTCTATGATGTTTTCTGATGAGGGAGATATAGGTCAGTCAATTTATGTCATTGAAGGAATGGTGGCTGAGGTTTTTGGTACCCTGCTGCAGTTTATCTACACTGGAAATGTACATGTGCGTGAAAAATGCCTTAAGCAAATAgtggcagctgcacaggttttGAAAGTAGATAATTTGGTGAAAGCTTATGTAGATTATCATCAAAATCAACTGAAAAACGAGTCGGATGTATCTGATAGTAGAACACAAGATGAAGCAGATGAGCCTGTATCAAAGCGTAAACGAGGAAGACCAAAAAAACTAAGTGATCAAAATAATACGACGGCAGATACCACATCTGTCATCCAGACAGAGAAAGACATAGACCATGGAGATATCCCGGAAAATATTGAGGGTACAAGTTATTTCAATGGAAGCATCTTACATGAGCATGAAGTGGCCGATTTTGCTGCGGAGGTAACATGTGACTTAAATCCCAAACCTCCGGAAGAGCAACTGATACTAAATAGACAAAGCAGGCGCAGACCTCGGAGGTCCATTAAACTGCAAGATTATAGACTGGGTGAAGACAATGAGGATCGTGAAACAACAAAGCGTTCTGTGGGCAAAAGAAAGCAGCCTAGTGTTGGCGGTTCCTGCAAAGACTGTGGAAAAGTGTTCAAGTACAATCACTTCTTAACAATCCACCGCAGAATTCATACAG GGGAGCGTCCCTTCAGGTGTACCCAATGTGGAAAAGGATTCTCCCAGAAACATTCTCTGCGAGTCCATGAGCGCATACACACCGGAGAGAGACCTTATAGCTGTACTGAGTGCAGTAAATCTCTTGCAACCAAGAATTCGCTAATGGAACATATGCGTCTACATACAG cagaaaaaaaagcatttacttGTGACAAGTGTGATAAGTACTTCAGTCAAAAGagacaactgaaaagtcattatcGTGTACACATAG GTGGTGGGTTACCAGTGTGTAATATCTGCCAGCGAAAGTTCATGGACTCTGCTCAATTAAAAAAACATCTAAGATCTCATACAG GTGAAAGGCCATTCACGTGTGAAGTCTGTGGAAAATCATTCACTGCTAAAAGTTCTTTACTCACACATATGAGAATACAtag GGGTGAAAAGCCGTATGCTTGCAACATTTGTGGGAAAGCATTTGGAGATTCCAGTGCCAAGAGGAGACACCTCGCTTTACATACTGGAAATAAGCCATTCTCCTGCTCAGACTGCGAAATTCAATTTACTCGTCTGGACAATCTGAAGGCACACCTAAAAAGCCACAGCAAAGGTAAAAAGCCGAGACCACCGATCCCCAATAGTATCCGTAAACTTAAAGAGGAAGCAAAAAGGATAGTTCAGATGCAGAAACGCCAGTTAGCGACACCGAATAGGCAAGAAATACAGCTACTGGTCACAGACAACGTCCATAACCTAAACTTCATGCCAGGTCATGGCCAGggtattaaaattgtcactgctgaAGCCTCTCCAGCAATTGCCAACCAAACTGCAAACCTAGCGCTGATAACTCAACCTCCTGTCTTGCATGGGTTACAAGTGGCATCGCACCCACAACAAGTACAACCCATACACAACATTAACTTGATGGAGAGCAGGGTACAGACTGTGCTGCCAGAACAAATGCATGTTGTCACACTGTCTAAGGAAGCGTTTGACCAACTACAGGGTAGGACCCATCAAATTCACTTTACTCAAACAAGTCGCCAATCACCACTAACTCAGATGCAAGCTCACCCTGCTCTTGGTATCTTGAACCAGAGTGTCCGGGTCCCTCAGCATGCTACGCAAACTTTAACTATTGGCCCAGTAACCCAGCCGGTACCTGGTCATCCGATTCAAGCTCAGTCATTCCAGATACAATCCGGAGCAGTTTCCTTCGTCAATACAACGTTGGACACGACAAATTCAACCTCCGTATAG
- the ZBTB24 gene encoding zinc finger and BTB domain-containing protein 24 isoform X3: MEDTVPQLDLETEVQINIHSSGHKNTVLSSLEEQRKKNFLCDITLIVENVQFRAHKALLAASSEYFSMMFSDEGDIGQSIYVIEGMVAEVFGTLLQFIYTGNVHVREKCLKQIVAAAQVLKVDNLVKAYVDYHQNQLKNESDVSDSRTQDEADEPVSKRKRGRPKKLSDQNNTTADTTSVIQTEKDIDHGDIPENIEGTSYFNGSILHEHEVADFAAEVTCDLNPKPPEEQLILNRQSRRRPRRSIKLQDYRLGEDNEDRETTKRSVGKRKQPSVGGSCKDCGKVFKYNHFLTIHRRIHTGERPFRCTQCGKGFSQKHSLRVHERIHTGERPYSCTECSKSLATKNSLMEHMRLHTAEKKAFTCDKCDKYFSQKRQLKSHYRVHIGERPFTCEVCGKSFTAKSSLLTHMRIHRGEKPYACNICGKAFGDSSAKRRHLALHTGNKPFSCSDCEIQFTRLDNLKAHLKSHSKGKKPRPPIPNSIRKLKEEAKRIVQMQKRQLATPNRQEIQLLVTDNVHNLNFMPGHGQGIKIVTAEASPAIANQTANLALITQPPVLHGLQVASHPQQVQPIHNINLMESRVQTVLPEQMHVVTLSKEAFDQLQGRTHQIHFTQTSRQSPLTQMQAHPALGILNQSVRVPQHATQTLTIGPVTQPVPGHPIQAQSFQIQSGAVSFVNTTLDTTNSTSV; this comes from the exons ATGGAAGACACCGTTCCTCAACTGGATCTGGAAACAGAAGTGCAGATTAATATCCACTCAAGTGGTCATAAGAACACTGTGCTGTCCAGCTTAGAGGAGCAGAGGAAAAAGAACTTCCTATGTGACATCACACTCATAGTAGAGAATGTGCAGTTTCGGGCACATAAAGCTCTGCTGGCGGCTAGCAGTGAATATTTTTCTATGATGTTTTCTGATGAGGGAGATATAGGTCAGTCAATTTATGTCATTGAAGGAATGGTGGCTGAGGTTTTTGGTACCCTGCTGCAGTTTATCTACACTGGAAATGTACATGTGCGTGAAAAATGCCTTAAGCAAATAgtggcagctgcacaggttttGAAAGTAGATAATTTGGTGAAAGCTTATGTAGATTATCATCAAAATCAACTGAAAAACGAGTCGGATGTATCTGATAGTAGAACACAAGATGAAGCAGATGAGCCTGTATCAAAGCGTAAACGAGGAAGACCAAAAAAACTAAGTGATCAAAATAATACGACGGCAGATACCACATCTGTCATCCAGACAGAGAAAGACATAGACCATGGAGATATCCCGGAAAATATTGAGGGTACAAGTTATTTCAATGGAAGCATCTTACATGAGCATGAAGTGGCCGATTTTGCTGCGGAGGTAACATGTGACTTAAATCCCAAACCTCCGGAAGAGCAACTGATACTAAATAGACAAAGCAGGCGCAGACCTCGGAGGTCCATTAAACTGCAAGATTATAGACTGGGTGAAGACAATGAGGATCGTGAAACAACAAAGCGTTCTGTGGGCAAAAGAAAGCAGCCTAGTGTTGGCGGTTCCTGCAAAGACTGTGGAAAAGTGTTCAAGTACAATCACTTCTTAACAATCCACCGCAGAATTCATACAG GGGAGCGTCCCTTCAGGTGTACCCAATGTGGAAAAGGATTCTCCCAGAAACATTCTCTGCGAGTCCATGAGCGCATACACACCGGAGAGAGACCTTATAGCTGTACTGAGTGCAGTAAATCTCTTGCAACCAAGAATTCGCTAATGGAACATATGCGTCTACATACAG cagaaaaaaaagcatttacttGTGACAAGTGTGATAAGTACTTCAGTCAAAAGagacaactgaaaagtcattatcGTGTACACATAG GTGAAAGGCCATTCACGTGTGAAGTCTGTGGAAAATCATTCACTGCTAAAAGTTCTTTACTCACACATATGAGAATACAtag GGGTGAAAAGCCGTATGCTTGCAACATTTGTGGGAAAGCATTTGGAGATTCCAGTGCCAAGAGGAGACACCTCGCTTTACATACTGGAAATAAGCCATTCTCCTGCTCAGACTGCGAAATTCAATTTACTCGTCTGGACAATCTGAAGGCACACCTAAAAAGCCACAGCAAAGGTAAAAAGCCGAGACCACCGATCCCCAATAGTATCCGTAAACTTAAAGAGGAAGCAAAAAGGATAGTTCAGATGCAGAAACGCCAGTTAGCGACACCGAATAGGCAAGAAATACAGCTACTGGTCACAGACAACGTCCATAACCTAAACTTCATGCCAGGTCATGGCCAGggtattaaaattgtcactgctgaAGCCTCTCCAGCAATTGCCAACCAAACTGCAAACCTAGCGCTGATAACTCAACCTCCTGTCTTGCATGGGTTACAAGTGGCATCGCACCCACAACAAGTACAACCCATACACAACATTAACTTGATGGAGAGCAGGGTACAGACTGTGCTGCCAGAACAAATGCATGTTGTCACACTGTCTAAGGAAGCGTTTGACCAACTACAGGGTAGGACCCATCAAATTCACTTTACTCAAACAAGTCGCCAATCACCACTAACTCAGATGCAAGCTCACCCTGCTCTTGGTATCTTGAACCAGAGTGTCCGGGTCCCTCAGCATGCTACGCAAACTTTAACTATTGGCCCAGTAACCCAGCCGGTACCTGGTCATCCGATTCAAGCTCAGTCATTCCAGATACAATCCGGAGCAGTTTCCTTCGTCAATACAACGTTGGACACGACAAATTCAACCTCCGTATAG
- the ZBTB24 gene encoding zinc finger and BTB domain-containing protein 24 isoform X2: protein MEDTVPQLDLETEVQINIHSSGHKNTVLSSLEEQRKKNFLCDITLIVENVQFRAHKALLAASSEYFSMMFSDEGDIGQSIYVIEGMVAEVFGTLLQFIYTGNVHVREKCLKQIVAAAQVLKVDNLVKAYVDYHQNQLKNESDVSDSRTQDEADEPVSKRKRGRPKKLSDQNNTTADTTSVIQTEKDIDHGDIPENIEGTSYFNGSILHEHEVADFAAEVTCDLNPKPPEEQLILNRQSRRRPRRSIKLQDYRLGEDNEDRETTKRSVGKRKQPSVGGSCKDCGKVFKYNHFLTIHRRIHTGERPFRCTQCGKGFSQKHSLRVHERIHTGERPYSCTECSKSLATKNSLMEHMRLHTEKKAFTCDKCDKYFSQKRQLKSHYRVHIGGGLPVCNICQRKFMDSAQLKKHLRSHTGERPFTCEVCGKSFTAKSSLLTHMRIHRGEKPYACNICGKAFGDSSAKRRHLALHTGNKPFSCSDCEIQFTRLDNLKAHLKSHSKGKKPRPPIPNSIRKLKEEAKRIVQMQKRQLATPNRQEIQLLVTDNVHNLNFMPGHGQGIKIVTAEASPAIANQTANLALITQPPVLHGLQVASHPQQVQPIHNINLMESRVQTVLPEQMHVVTLSKEAFDQLQGRTHQIHFTQTSRQSPLTQMQAHPALGILNQSVRVPQHATQTLTIGPVTQPVPGHPIQAQSFQIQSGAVSFVNTTLDTTNSTSV from the exons ATGGAAGACACCGTTCCTCAACTGGATCTGGAAACAGAAGTGCAGATTAATATCCACTCAAGTGGTCATAAGAACACTGTGCTGTCCAGCTTAGAGGAGCAGAGGAAAAAGAACTTCCTATGTGACATCACACTCATAGTAGAGAATGTGCAGTTTCGGGCACATAAAGCTCTGCTGGCGGCTAGCAGTGAATATTTTTCTATGATGTTTTCTGATGAGGGAGATATAGGTCAGTCAATTTATGTCATTGAAGGAATGGTGGCTGAGGTTTTTGGTACCCTGCTGCAGTTTATCTACACTGGAAATGTACATGTGCGTGAAAAATGCCTTAAGCAAATAgtggcagctgcacaggttttGAAAGTAGATAATTTGGTGAAAGCTTATGTAGATTATCATCAAAATCAACTGAAAAACGAGTCGGATGTATCTGATAGTAGAACACAAGATGAAGCAGATGAGCCTGTATCAAAGCGTAAACGAGGAAGACCAAAAAAACTAAGTGATCAAAATAATACGACGGCAGATACCACATCTGTCATCCAGACAGAGAAAGACATAGACCATGGAGATATCCCGGAAAATATTGAGGGTACAAGTTATTTCAATGGAAGCATCTTACATGAGCATGAAGTGGCCGATTTTGCTGCGGAGGTAACATGTGACTTAAATCCCAAACCTCCGGAAGAGCAACTGATACTAAATAGACAAAGCAGGCGCAGACCTCGGAGGTCCATTAAACTGCAAGATTATAGACTGGGTGAAGACAATGAGGATCGTGAAACAACAAAGCGTTCTGTGGGCAAAAGAAAGCAGCCTAGTGTTGGCGGTTCCTGCAAAGACTGTGGAAAAGTGTTCAAGTACAATCACTTCTTAACAATCCACCGCAGAATTCATACAG GGGAGCGTCCCTTCAGGTGTACCCAATGTGGAAAAGGATTCTCCCAGAAACATTCTCTGCGAGTCCATGAGCGCATACACACCGGAGAGAGACCTTATAGCTGTACTGAGTGCAGTAAATCTCTTGCAACCAAGAATTCGCTAATGGAACATATGCGTCTACATACAG aaaaaaaagcatttacttGTGACAAGTGTGATAAGTACTTCAGTCAAAAGagacaactgaaaagtcattatcGTGTACACATAG GTGGTGGGTTACCAGTGTGTAATATCTGCCAGCGAAAGTTCATGGACTCTGCTCAATTAAAAAAACATCTAAGATCTCATACAG GTGAAAGGCCATTCACGTGTGAAGTCTGTGGAAAATCATTCACTGCTAAAAGTTCTTTACTCACACATATGAGAATACAtag GGGTGAAAAGCCGTATGCTTGCAACATTTGTGGGAAAGCATTTGGAGATTCCAGTGCCAAGAGGAGACACCTCGCTTTACATACTGGAAATAAGCCATTCTCCTGCTCAGACTGCGAAATTCAATTTACTCGTCTGGACAATCTGAAGGCACACCTAAAAAGCCACAGCAAAGGTAAAAAGCCGAGACCACCGATCCCCAATAGTATCCGTAAACTTAAAGAGGAAGCAAAAAGGATAGTTCAGATGCAGAAACGCCAGTTAGCGACACCGAATAGGCAAGAAATACAGCTACTGGTCACAGACAACGTCCATAACCTAAACTTCATGCCAGGTCATGGCCAGggtattaaaattgtcactgctgaAGCCTCTCCAGCAATTGCCAACCAAACTGCAAACCTAGCGCTGATAACTCAACCTCCTGTCTTGCATGGGTTACAAGTGGCATCGCACCCACAACAAGTACAACCCATACACAACATTAACTTGATGGAGAGCAGGGTACAGACTGTGCTGCCAGAACAAATGCATGTTGTCACACTGTCTAAGGAAGCGTTTGACCAACTACAGGGTAGGACCCATCAAATTCACTTTACTCAAACAAGTCGCCAATCACCACTAACTCAGATGCAAGCTCACCCTGCTCTTGGTATCTTGAACCAGAGTGTCCGGGTCCCTCAGCATGCTACGCAAACTTTAACTATTGGCCCAGTAACCCAGCCGGTACCTGGTCATCCGATTCAAGCTCAGTCATTCCAGATACAATCCGGAGCAGTTTCCTTCGTCAATACAACGTTGGACACGACAAATTCAACCTCCGTATAG